The sequence AATAATTGCTGATTGCGAATTACGAATTACGAATTACCCAAAGGCAAAGACGATCGCGCCTCACAATTCAAGATTAGAATTCAAAATTCGCAATTAGCAACTCGTAATTCCCGATCTTTGGAAGAGGTCGGGTTCCGCGCGAGCTGCCGCGCGCCGTAGCGGACGTCCTGCCGCAGCACGTCCATCCAGGTGCGCAGGCGCACCCGCTCCTCCCGGCGGTGCGCCGCGCGCTGCAGCGTCCGACGAGCTTCGTCCAGCTCGCCAAAACGACGCAACGCTCGGCACGGGCCTCCCCTGGCCCTATCCCCTCCGCGGTGAGCTGCTCGACGCGCAGCTCCAGGTGGAGACGGATCTCCTCCTCCACCTCGCGCTCCTCCGCGCCCGGCCGCGGCCGGGCAGGTGCAGCAGTCGGCGGATCCCCGGGCGGATCATGGGTCCTCCTAGGCCCCCTGCGGGACGGTCAGGATCCCCGAGACGGTTTCCGCGTAGCGGAGAAATCGCGCCGTCTCTGTGGCCAGGTAATGCCTGCCTGCGGTCGTGATCTCGTAGTAACGCGCCCGCCGATTGTTCTCCGTAATCCCCCAGTCCGCCTTCACCAGCCCGCGCTCCTCCAGGCGGTAGAGGGCCTGATACAGAGCCGAGTCGCGGACCTCCAGCGCCCCGGCGGAGCGCCCTTCCAGCCAGCGGGTGATCTCGAAGCCATGCATCGGCCCCCACGAGAGCGCTTTCAGCACCAGGACGTCAAGCGTGCCTTTGACCAGCGACAAGGTGTCCGACATGCTTCCTCCAGAGTCTCCATTAAGAGTCTGAAAGGAAGATGTGCGCCGCGCATGCGGCGGGCAAGGTTCTTAGCTCTCACGGAGGGGTCGCGACGAGTCCCTTGCCTCACCCTGCGCGTCCCACGACCTTGCCTGCCGGAGCGTCGGCGTACCTGGAGGGGGCGAGCACCGAGGGAGACCATGGCGATCAAGCGGATGGACAACGTCGGCATCGTGGTCGAGGACCTGGACTCCACCATCGATTTCTTCACCGAGCTCGGTCTCGAGCTCGAGGGTCGCGGTCCCATCGAAGGGGAGTGGGCGGAAGGCGTGACCGGACTTCGCGGCATGCGGGTGGAGGTGGCGATGATGCGCACGCCGGACGGCCACAGCCGCCTCGAGCTGTCCCGGTTCCTCGCACCGACCGTGGTCGCGGACAACCGCAGAGCCCCGGTGAACGCGCTCGGCTACCTGCGGGTGATGTTCGCGGTGGACGATCTCGACGACACGCTCGCGCGACTCCGCAAGCACGGTGCGGGGGTCGTGGATCAAGTAGTCCGGTACGGAGACTCGTATCGGCTCTGCTACGTCCGGGGACCGGAAGGGATTCTCCTCGGGCTCGCCCAGGAGCTCGGGCAGGGGACTTAGGACCACCCCCTTGTGCCGATGCGGATCGATTGCGGGGATTTCGAGCTCCGCCCGTGGCAGGAGGGCGACCAGCCGCACCTCGTGCGGCACGCCAACGATCGCGAGATCTGGCGCAACCTCAGGGATCAGTTCCCGCACCCTTATACGGCGGCGGATGCGGACCGCTGGGTCCGCCAGGCAGCGCGACAGCAGCCGGTCACCGATTTCGCGATCGTGATCGACGGATATCCCGGCGGAGGGATCGGCGTGAAATTGCGCGCGGATGTCGAGCGCTGCTCAGCCGAGATCGGCTACTGGTTGGGCCAGACGTTCTGGGGTCGCGGCATCATGGCGTCCGCGGTGCGGGCGGTCACTCGTTATGCGATGCCGACCTTCCAACTCACCCGGCTGTATGCGGTATCCTTCGCCTACAACGTCCGATCGCACCGCGTGCTCGAGAAGGCCGGCTACTCGCACGAGGGCACGCTACGGCGCAGCGCCATCAAGGATGGGATCGTGGTCGACCAGCGCATGTACGGCATCACAGACCTCGATCTGGAGAGCGCGGGTCTTCCCTGATGGCCCCTGGGGCGAGCATCAGACAGCGTAGGCTTGTCTTCCTGGGCGCAGCGAAGGATCACACCGGGTGCCGGCCGCCGCGCTACGGGAGGGTGGCCCGGCGAGTAGCGGGATGTTGGAGCCGGACCTTTGGTCTCTAGAAGGAGGATGAAAAGATGTCGACGGTGGGAATTCGCTACATCATCGATGACGTGGCCGCGGCCAGGGACTTCTACACGTCCCTCTTCGGCTTCACCGTGGAGCGTGACTTCGCGCCGGCCTTCGCCTCCGTCGTGCGGGATGGCGTTCGCCTCCTGCTGAGCGGGGACGGAAGCTCGGGAAAACATCCGTTGCCGGACGGACGCCAGCAGGTTCCGGGCGGCTGGAATCGGGTGCACCTCGAGGTGGACGACCTCGCAGCCGAGATCGTGCGGCTGCGTGCGGCGGGAGTCACCTTCCGCATGGATGACGCCGTCTCCGGACCTGGCGGATCACAGATCATCGTCGAGGATCCGTCGGGAAATCCGGTCGAGCTCTTTCAGGGGCGACGGATGGACGAATCGAGCCCCGGCTGAACGCCTAGCAGGCCATCCGGGGTCGTCGGCAACTCTCAGGAGGCTCCTCATGATCGCTGACGCTGCGGCGCGGGACATCCTTGCTCGATCGCTGGCGTGGTCCGACGCACACGTCTCGTTCGAGCGGGCGGTGCGCGACATCCCCGTCCACCTCCGCGGCACCCGACCGCCGGGCTTGCCGCACTCCTGCTGGGAGCTCGTCGAGCACATCCGGCTCACCCAGCGGGACATCCTGGACTTTGCCATCGCCGAGGAGTACCACGAGGCGGAATGGCCCGCCGATTACTGGCCGCCCTCCCCCGAGCCACCCCACGCCGACGCCTGGGATCAGAGCATCGCAGCCGCGAAGGAAGATTGCGAAGCTCTGCAGCGACTCGCGCGCGATGCCGCAGTCGACCTCCTGGCGGTGACCCCTCACGGCACCGACCAGACCTACCTGCGCGAGATCCTTCTGGTATTGGATCACACCGCGTATCACGTGGGCCAACTGGTGCTGGTGCGGCGCGCACTCGGCGCCTGGGCAGAGTCGTGAGCCGACTCTGGCCCATCGTCCGTCGCGTCTGGATCGCCGCTGGCCTCACCGCCGCTGCCGGGTTCGTGCTCTGGAGCCTCGTGGCCTACCGGGCGAACGCCGAAGGCAGAGCGGCGGCGCGGCCGGACTCCACCGTTTCGGTCGAGCGCGCCGAGGGCATATGGCGCTTCCAGCCGAGAACCGTCCGGGAGTCCGCCGTACTCGTGTTCTTTCCGGGAGGCCTGGTCGATCCCCGAGCGTACGCCCCGCTCGCCCGCTCCGCGGCGCA is a genomic window of Longimicrobiaceae bacterium containing:
- a CDS encoding PadR family transcriptional regulator, translating into MSDTLSLVKGTLDVLVLKALSWGPMHGFEITRWLEGRSAGALEVRDSALYQALYRLEERGLVKADWGITENNRRARYYEITTAGRHYLATETARFLRYAETVSGILTVPQGA
- a CDS encoding VOC family protein produces the protein MAIKRMDNVGIVVEDLDSTIDFFTELGLELEGRGPIEGEWAEGVTGLRGMRVEVAMMRTPDGHSRLELSRFLAPTVVADNRRAPVNALGYLRVMFAVDDLDDTLARLRKHGAGVVDQVVRYGDSYRLCYVRGPEGILLGLAQELGQGT
- a CDS encoding GNAT family protein: MRIDCGDFELRPWQEGDQPHLVRHANDREIWRNLRDQFPHPYTAADADRWVRQAARQQPVTDFAIVIDGYPGGGIGVKLRADVERCSAEIGYWLGQTFWGRGIMASAVRAVTRYAMPTFQLTRLYAVSFAYNVRSHRVLEKAGYSHEGTLRRSAIKDGIVVDQRMYGITDLDLESAGLP
- a CDS encoding VOC family protein; its protein translation is MSTVGIRYIIDDVAAARDFYTSLFGFTVERDFAPAFASVVRDGVRLLLSGDGSSGKHPLPDGRQQVPGGWNRVHLEVDDLAAEIVRLRAAGVTFRMDDAVSGPGGSQIIVEDPSGNPVELFQGRRMDESSPG
- a CDS encoding DinB family protein — its product is MIADAAARDILARSLAWSDAHVSFERAVRDIPVHLRGTRPPGLPHSCWELVEHIRLTQRDILDFAIAEEYHEAEWPADYWPPSPEPPHADAWDQSIAAAKEDCEALQRLARDAAVDLLAVTPHGTDQTYLREILLVLDHTAYHVGQLVLVRRALGAWAES